One Lysinibacillus sp. OF-1 DNA segment encodes these proteins:
- a CDS encoding ABC transporter ATP-binding protein yields the protein MTTLSAEHLSLSYGSTQILDDINLVIPEGKISVIIGSNGCGKSTILRSLARLLTPQEGIVYLDGKAIHQQSSKEIAKKLAILPQGPEAPEDITVKDLCYYGRHPHKGLLSRQTLEDDAIVNRALMATKMTDFVDRTLDELSGGQRQRAWISMALAQDTDLLLLDEPTTYLDLAHQIEILELLRNLNVTHGRTIVMVLHDLNQAAQYADHLISIVKGKIFQEGPPEKVFTKSMIREAFGLDCCIIENPVDQTPLCIPIGLSLS from the coding sequence ATGACAACATTATCAGCCGAGCATCTTTCACTGTCCTATGGATCAACTCAAATCCTTGATGATATAAATTTAGTCATTCCTGAAGGTAAGATTAGTGTTATTATTGGGTCGAATGGTTGCGGCAAATCAACTATTTTGCGCTCCTTAGCTAGATTATTAACACCTCAAGAAGGAATAGTCTATTTAGATGGAAAAGCCATTCATCAGCAATCTTCTAAAGAAATTGCAAAGAAATTGGCTATTTTACCTCAAGGTCCAGAAGCTCCGGAAGATATAACTGTTAAAGATCTTTGTTATTATGGTAGACATCCACATAAAGGTTTATTGTCTAGACAAACGCTGGAAGATGATGCGATTGTAAACCGTGCGTTAATGGCCACCAAAATGACCGATTTTGTAGATCGTACATTGGATGAGCTATCTGGAGGGCAAAGGCAAAGGGCTTGGATTTCAATGGCTTTAGCACAAGACACAGATCTTTTATTATTAGATGAACCAACAACCTATTTAGATTTGGCTCATCAAATTGAAATACTAGAATTGTTACGCAATTTAAACGTAACTCATGGTCGAACAATTGTTATGGTTTTACATGATTTAAATCAGGCAGCACAATATGCTGACCACCTTATTAGCATTGTTAAAGGAAAAATTTTTCAAGAGGGGCCGCCTGAAAAAGTATTTACCAAAAGCATGATTAGAGAAGCATTTGGACTTGATTGCTGTATTATTGAAAATCCTGTTGATCAAACACCACTGTGTATTCCTATCGGCTTATCATTAAGCTAG
- a CDS encoding ABC transporter ATP-binding protein, whose amino-acid sequence MEAVLKLQNISKKFNDFDTVLQEINLSFFAHTFNVILGQSGCGKSTLINIMSGLMKPTRGNVYYKDLDISHAEQKEMIQFRRYNFSNIFQDYLLLSELTVRENIELGKTGNAQDLEFRELIARLGIETLADRFPNELSGGQQQRVSIARAMIKNPEILFCDEATGALDEHNSKQVVDYLKELNKTYGTLIIFSTHNLKISTVADRIIVMKDGLIEDDYLNTSPRRFYNE is encoded by the coding sequence ATGGAAGCTGTTTTAAAATTACAAAATATAAGCAAAAAATTTAATGATTTTGATACAGTTTTACAAGAAATTAACCTTTCATTTTTTGCCCATACGTTTAATGTGATACTCGGACAAAGTGGTTGTGGGAAATCAACACTCATCAATATCATGTCAGGACTAATGAAGCCAACAAGAGGAAATGTTTATTATAAAGATTTAGATATTTCTCATGCGGAACAAAAAGAGATGATTCAATTCAGACGCTATAATTTCAGTAATATTTTCCAAGACTATTTACTATTGTCGGAATTAACGGTACGGGAGAATATTGAATTAGGGAAAACAGGGAATGCTCAAGATTTAGAATTCCGTGAACTTATAGCAAGGCTAGGGATCGAAACATTAGCAGATCGATTTCCCAATGAATTATCTGGTGGTCAGCAACAACGAGTTTCTATCGCACGTGCAATGATTAAAAATCCTGAAATTTTGTTTTGTGATGAAGCAACAGGAGCATTGGATGAGCATAACAGCAAACAAGTTGTGGACTATTTAAAGGAATTAAATAAAACCTATGGTACACTCATTATTTTTTCTACACATAACCTCAAAATTTCCACAGTTGCAGACCGTATTATTGTCATGAAGGACGGTCTTATTGAGGACGATTATTTAAATACTTCTCCACGGAGATTCTATAATGAGTAG
- a CDS encoding response regulator produces MIKVVIAEDDFRIAQIQEGFLKRVSDVSLVGKALNAKETLNLLEQEEVDLLLLDIYMPDELGTDLLQKIRGDYPNVDIIMVTAATEKAMLEKAMRFGVFHYLLKPVTMEKFIEIIEEYKRKKELFNSRDEIDQSIIDSFFGTSVQTVMNQKDLPSGVDRLTLQKVKEIMFELKGGVSIEEMGEKMGASRTTARRYLEYLVSINVCTAKHDYGIVGRPERKYYLI; encoded by the coding sequence GTGATAAAAGTTGTGATTGCAGAGGATGACTTTCGAATTGCACAAATACAAGAGGGATTTTTGAAGAGAGTATCTGATGTAAGCTTGGTTGGGAAGGCGTTAAATGCTAAAGAAACATTGAACCTGCTTGAGCAAGAAGAAGTTGATTTACTTCTATTAGATATTTATATGCCCGATGAGCTTGGAACTGATTTACTTCAGAAAATAAGGGGAGACTATCCAAATGTAGATATTATTATGGTTACGGCAGCAACTGAAAAAGCTATGCTAGAAAAGGCTATGCGTTTTGGCGTTTTCCACTATCTTTTAAAGCCGGTAACAATGGAAAAGTTTATTGAAATCATCGAGGAATATAAAAGGAAAAAAGAGCTCTTTAATAGTAGGGATGAAATCGATCAGTCAATTATTGATAGTTTCTTTGGCACTTCTGTCCAAACTGTGATGAATCAAAAGGACCTTCCTTCAGGGGTGGATCGTTTAACCTTGCAAAAAGTCAAAGAAATAATGTTTGAGCTTAAAGGTGGCGTTTCAATTGAGGAAATGGGGGAAAAGATGGGGGCATCTAGAACAACGGCAAGAAGATACCTAGAGTATTTGGTTTCAATCAACGTCTGTACAGCTAAACATGATTATGGAATTGTCGGAAGACCTGAAAGGAAGTATTACCTAATATGA
- a CDS encoding FtsX-like permease family protein, with product MSSVFKQIFKSLLCEKATMSVLFFLSCLGSFMYFFVQVSIDGNLKHLAYNKANGILINSSQKELLIALHSNQILAATFLIIFSVIAAFAFYMFFLKYYRNHLKEIGCYKAFGCSNKQIIAVMFFINSSLSFIAFIVGFILGWICSDVLLQLYRSSFDIESLQKGIFPSNLAIGFLFIVVLSGIMAIVPYYKFLKFDISSLLCNFPEEHQNKWIVFISNKLSNAVPIKYRRSFRIALRKPLAVSLLFLSVGCFTVLWIMSMSLHFSSQYIYETQTLGRSYKYDIQFENYQPYHPLEEDSTFYLRSNVKISWKGNEINQQAIGFHKKPNLFQFYTLDHKALFLPKEKEVYINEALSELYGIRQNDYIEVNIKHKIYKLKVAAIVGNAENKTIYLSEPQLASMLSIKESSYNGILSNTVPKQYENKSIITEKERLAYLQKNNVSNKISAVINQLLGCMIGCLLLYLVILLNFQDCTRNILILNMLGYSAKSINKMLISIYKPLLNVAFIIMVSLSVIVCQFIQKSLSIKTGDYIPFQTNLFIIGGIWLLLNLLYHLIHCRFNNKIEKIQNAEQTKKYIL from the coding sequence ATGAGTAGTGTGTTTAAACAAATTTTCAAGAGTTTACTATGTGAAAAAGCGACTATGTCTGTGTTATTTTTTCTGAGCTGTTTAGGCTCATTTATGTACTTTTTTGTTCAAGTATCTATAGATGGGAATCTAAAACATTTGGCTTACAATAAAGCAAATGGGATATTAATTAATAGCTCGCAAAAAGAGCTATTGATTGCATTGCATTCTAATCAAATTTTAGCAGCTACTTTTTTAATCATTTTTTCTGTAATTGCAGCCTTTGCATTTTATATGTTTTTTTTAAAATATTACCGTAATCATCTGAAAGAAATTGGTTGCTATAAGGCTTTCGGATGTTCAAATAAACAAATAATCGCAGTTATGTTTTTCATTAATAGTAGTCTTTCTTTTATTGCCTTTATAGTAGGCTTTATATTGGGATGGATTTGCTCAGATGTATTATTACAATTATATCGTTCATCTTTTGATATTGAATCACTTCAAAAGGGAATTTTCCCTTCAAATTTAGCAATAGGTTTCCTATTTATTGTTGTATTATCGGGAATCATGGCAATAGTGCCATACTATAAGTTTTTAAAATTTGATATTTCCTCATTATTATGTAATTTCCCTGAAGAACACCAAAATAAATGGATAGTTTTCATTAGCAATAAACTATCCAATGCAGTTCCAATCAAATATCGGCGCTCATTTCGCATAGCTTTACGTAAGCCATTAGCAGTGTCTTTACTATTCCTGTCAGTAGGCTGTTTTACAGTTTTATGGATTATGAGCATGTCACTTCATTTCAGCAGTCAATATATTTATGAAACCCAGACACTTGGTAGGTCCTATAAATATGATATTCAGTTTGAAAATTATCAGCCGTATCATCCACTAGAAGAAGATAGTACTTTCTATTTAAGAAGTAATGTGAAGATTTCATGGAAAGGAAATGAAATTAATCAACAAGCAATAGGATTTCATAAAAAACCAAATTTGTTTCAATTTTATACATTAGATCACAAGGCGCTTTTCTTACCTAAAGAAAAAGAGGTGTATATAAATGAAGCTTTATCTGAACTCTATGGAATACGACAAAATGATTATATTGAAGTAAATATTAAACATAAAATCTATAAACTAAAAGTTGCTGCTATTGTGGGAAATGCAGAGAATAAGACTATTTATCTTTCAGAACCGCAATTAGCAAGTATGTTATCCATAAAAGAGTCAAGCTATAACGGAATACTTTCAAACACTGTTCCTAAACAGTATGAGAATAAATCAATAATAACAGAAAAGGAACGTTTAGCTTATTTACAAAAAAATAATGTTTCAAATAAAATAAGTGCAGTGATAAATCAACTATTAGGATGTATGATTGGCTGTTTGCTTCTTTATCTTGTCATACTGCTAAATTTTCAAGATTGCACAAGAAATATTCTTATTTTAAATATGTTAGGGTATTCTGCAAAGTCCATTAACAAAATGTTAATCAGTATTTATAAACCTCTTTTAAATGTGGCATTTATCATTATGGTTTCATTAAGTGTTATAGTTTGTCAGTTCATACAAAAAAGCCTCTCGATAAAAACGGGTGATTATATACCGTTTCAAACGAATTTGTTTATAATTGGCGGTATATGGTTGTTGCTAAATCTACTTTATCATCTTATCCACTGTAGATTTAATAATAAAATTGAAAAAATTCAAAATGCAGAACAGACTAAAAAATACATCCTTTAA
- a CDS encoding flavin reductase family protein, whose product MTIIKQIPNTKMINPKILYYGFPVILLSTLNEDGTVNISPLSSSWALGDCIVLGIGLGGKAIENLERHPECVINIPDPSLWENVEQLAPYTGKKTVPDFKKQIGFTYRKEKFDICGFTPINSTTVIPTRIMECPIQIEAKVKHIRIPDYSPTFAIVETQTIHVHAHEEIIIEENHIDPNKWSPLIYNFRHYFGLGSKLGNNFRSEI is encoded by the coding sequence ATGACAATAATAAAGCAAATACCAAATACAAAAATGATAAATCCTAAAATTTTATATTATGGATTTCCTGTAATTTTACTGAGTACATTAAATGAGGATGGAACAGTGAATATTAGCCCTTTGTCATCTTCTTGGGCATTAGGAGACTGTATTGTCTTAGGTATTGGCCTTGGTGGAAAAGCAATAGAAAATTTAGAACGACATCCTGAATGTGTCATTAATATTCCTGACCCCTCTCTATGGGAAAATGTGGAGCAGTTAGCTCCTTACACAGGAAAAAAAACAGTTCCAGATTTTAAGAAACAAATTGGTTTTACATATAGAAAAGAGAAATTTGATATTTGTGGATTCACACCTATTAATTCTACAACGGTCATTCCTACTCGGATTATGGAGTGTCCCATTCAAATCGAGGCAAAGGTAAAACATATTCGTATCCCAGATTATTCTCCTACTTTTGCAATTGTTGAGACACAAACGATACATGTACATGCTCATGAGGAAATTATTATTGAAGAAAATCATATTGATCCAAATAAATGGAGCCCACTTATTTATAATTTTCGGCATTATTTTGGTCTGGGAAGCAAGCTAGGTAACAACTTCCGTTCAGAGATCTAA
- a CDS encoding ATP-binding protein, which produces MFKNKRITLKTKILGLISSLILLIITLLASVFAYLQAVDTRNQVEQLALQAAKSISLMPELRDAIEQEDLETQFRPIAEQVIDQVNAANIIIENRDKIIYSHVENDIEESGLDDTNDLALLFGGSNIFEVERSSGSVIIGKVPIMADYGDFQRIIGVVSVEFLETDIYRNIISRIKTIVIASIVILMLGIIGGIFLTKSIRKDTLGLEPHEISSLYLERSAILLSIKEGILAIDQNGLLTLINHSAKKMMNLNEERLIGQHINDVLKNSKIEEVLQTGKMMHNVEILLNDIVFIFNVIPIIKNNQIMGAVSSFRDKTELKNLINTISEVRAYSEGLRAQTHEYTNKLYLISGLLQLERYKDAFDFIQKESITYQHRNQILFNQIHDANVQAILLGKLGKASEKKITLEIDPDSHVDPLPSNIEVTDIITIIGNLIDNAFDAVANQQSKKVLFSITGFGNDIIIEVTDNGKGLSEEQIDTIFTLGYSSKGENRGYGLFNVKRIVESLRGTIEVHNDKSGGAIFTVYLPKRAFI; this is translated from the coding sequence ATGTTTAAAAATAAAAGGATTACATTAAAAACGAAAATACTAGGGTTAATTAGTTCCCTTATACTTCTCATTATTACGCTGCTTGCAAGTGTCTTTGCTTATTTACAAGCAGTAGATACTAGAAATCAAGTAGAACAATTAGCATTACAAGCGGCAAAATCGATTTCACTTATGCCTGAATTAAGAGATGCAATTGAACAAGAGGACTTAGAAACTCAATTTCGTCCTATCGCTGAGCAAGTGATAGATCAGGTAAACGCAGCAAATATTATCATTGAAAATCGTGATAAGATCATTTATTCTCATGTAGAAAATGATATTGAGGAAAGTGGTTTAGATGATACCAATGATCTAGCACTGCTATTTGGAGGCTCAAATATTTTTGAAGTTGAGCGAAGCAGTGGCTCCGTTATTATTGGGAAAGTGCCAATAATGGCCGACTATGGTGATTTCCAGCGCATAATTGGAGTCGTTTCGGTAGAGTTTTTGGAAACAGACATTTATCGAAATATTATTAGTAGAATTAAGACCATTGTCATTGCCTCTATTGTGATACTAATGCTCGGTATCATAGGTGGTATTTTTCTAACAAAAAGTATTAGAAAGGATACCTTAGGTTTAGAACCACACGAGATTTCATCGCTATACCTAGAAAGAAGCGCAATTCTTTTGTCTATTAAAGAAGGAATTCTTGCGATTGATCAAAATGGATTGTTAACATTAATCAATCATTCGGCTAAGAAAATGATGAATCTTAATGAAGAAAGATTAATTGGTCAGCATATCAATGACGTTCTAAAGAATTCAAAAATTGAAGAGGTTTTGCAAACAGGAAAAATGATGCACAATGTTGAGATTCTCTTGAATGATATCGTTTTTATCTTTAACGTTATTCCTATTATAAAAAACAATCAAATTATGGGGGCTGTATCTAGTTTCCGTGATAAGACTGAATTAAAGAATTTAATCAATACTATATCAGAGGTTAGGGCTTATTCAGAAGGCTTACGAGCGCAAACCCACGAATACACCAATAAATTATATTTAATATCTGGTTTGCTCCAATTAGAACGATATAAGGATGCTTTTGATTTTATTCAAAAGGAGTCAATCACCTATCAACATAGAAATCAAATATTATTTAATCAAATTCATGATGCTAATGTGCAAGCAATTTTGTTAGGGAAACTAGGGAAAGCTTCTGAAAAGAAAATAACATTAGAAATTGATCCTGATAGTCATGTCGATCCTTTGCCAAGCAATATTGAGGTAACAGATATTATTACAATTATCGGAAATCTCATTGATAATGCCTTTGATGCGGTCGCTAATCAACAAAGTAAGAAGGTATTGTTTTCAATTACTGGCTTTGGTAATGACATCATAATAGAAGTAACAGACAACGGAAAAGGGCTGTCTGAGGAACAAATAGATACCATATTCACTTTGGGCTATTCTTCTAAAGGGGAGAATAGGGGGTATGGCTTATTCAATGTTAAACGAATTGTGGAGTCATTAAGGGGCACAATTGAAGTGCATAATGATAAGAGTGGAGGAGCCATTTTTACAGTATACCTGCCAAAAAGGGCTTTCATATGA
- a CDS encoding TetR/AcrR family transcriptional regulator, whose amino-acid sequence MMARTNKNYEHKKNDILIRIWEVLLQYGYEKMTLPIIIKELGISRGAFYHYFQSKEECVDEAVKLFVENAVVEIKTMDNKTLSADVRLKMAVQNSISLFHQNKEQDRMMNQPENAVFHQKLMIGLTKYLAPYFAEIIEQGVEEKIFYTNYPLEIAEMLLTLSNFYLDKDLFHWDPETIPYKITAYEELINKGLGTTDNIGFFTN is encoded by the coding sequence ATGATGGCAAGGACAAATAAAAACTATGAACATAAAAAAAACGACATTTTAATTCGAATTTGGGAGGTTCTTCTGCAATATGGTTATGAAAAAATGACACTTCCGATAATCATAAAGGAATTGGGCATATCAAGAGGAGCCTTTTATCATTATTTTCAGTCAAAAGAAGAATGTGTAGATGAAGCTGTTAAATTGTTTGTTGAAAATGCGGTAGTGGAAATAAAGACGATGGATAATAAGACATTATCCGCAGATGTAAGACTTAAAATGGCAGTTCAAAATAGTATTTCTCTTTTTCATCAAAATAAAGAGCAAGATCGAATGATGAATCAACCTGAAAATGCTGTATTCCATCAAAAACTGATGATAGGTCTAACTAAATATCTTGCTCCGTATTTTGCAGAAATCATTGAACAGGGAGTGGAGGAAAAAATTTTTTACACAAATTATCCCTTAGAAATAGCTGAAATGTTATTGACACTATCAAATTTTTATTTAGATAAAGATTTATTTCATTGGGATCCAGAAACCATTCCATATAAAATAACAGCCTATGAAGAATTGATCAATAAAGGTTTAGGAACAACTGATAATATTGGCTTTTTTACTAACTAA
- a CDS encoding tripartite tricarboxylate transporter substrate binding protein → MKKKQLMLFLLFMIILFTCSTNEFKIEEPITKEVTIIAPSSIGGGWDVTARAMQDILISENLMNQNISVINKVGVGGELGWKYTKDQTDSVIAINSSLLITNYLLGQSKLTYKDFTPIATLATEWEVTIVSKGSKISSAKQLMDDLKKDPHAYKIGVSPRLGNDDQLSFVLASQQVGLKTEQLDFYVYENSEQVVEALLKKQIDVATMSLSEAKKYAESNQIKLLVISSEKRLKELPEVPTWAEQGIDLVFEHWRGVMGPPNMSNAEIEFWDATIEKMVKTEKWKKTLQMYMWNDFYKNRRETIIFLENQSRMYEQLMGIHMDS, encoded by the coding sequence ATGAAGAAGAAACAACTCATGTTATTCCTACTGTTCATGATAATTCTCTTTACTTGCTCTACAAATGAATTTAAAATCGAGGAACCAATCACAAAAGAGGTAACGATTATTGCACCTAGCTCAATTGGTGGGGGATGGGATGTAACAGCTAGGGCTATGCAAGATATATTGATAAGTGAAAATTTGATGAATCAGAATATTTCTGTTATTAATAAAGTCGGTGTTGGCGGGGAATTAGGCTGGAAATATACAAAGGATCAAACAGATTCAGTAATAGCCATTAATTCAAGTCTACTTATCACTAATTATTTATTGGGTCAAAGTAAATTAACGTATAAAGACTTTACACCAATTGCCACCTTAGCGACTGAATGGGAAGTTACCATTGTTTCAAAAGGTTCGAAAATATCCAGTGCTAAACAGTTAATGGACGATCTCAAGAAAGATCCGCATGCTTATAAAATCGGTGTTTCCCCAAGGCTTGGAAATGATGATCAACTTTCCTTTGTATTAGCTAGTCAACAGGTTGGGCTGAAAACGGAACAGCTCGACTTTTATGTTTATGAAAATAGTGAACAAGTGGTGGAGGCATTATTAAAAAAACAAATCGATGTTGCCACGATGTCTTTATCAGAGGCGAAAAAATATGCTGAATCAAATCAAATAAAATTACTAGTGATTTCTTCTGAAAAAAGATTAAAGGAGTTACCAGAGGTTCCGACATGGGCTGAGCAAGGAATTGATTTAGTTTTTGAACATTGGCGTGGAGTGATGGGGCCTCCGAACATGTCAAATGCTGAAATTGAATTTTGGGATGCAACAATCGAAAAAATGGTGAAGACTGAGAAATGGAAGAAAACGCTTCAAATGTATATGTGGAATGATTTTTATAAAAATAGAAGAGAAACGATTATTTTTCTAGAAAATCAAAGTAGGATGTATGAACAATTAATGGGTATTCATATGGATTCGTAA
- a CDS encoding FecCD family ABC transporter permease: MNNRQQFRQKQYFHPKLILPVLLIIIFILSIVSLGLGAIYITPSEIIHNLIGEGTQSQRFILNNYRIPRIIIAIIVGAGLATAGAILQGILRNPLASPDVIGVTKGAGLAAVIIIVLFPTSPIIFLPLSAFIGAAIIAAILMLFVYKKGAQPNTLALVGIALGAICQAGIEYLMIKFPDDVSMTLLWLTGSLWARGWDQVYLLLPCLILIPILFGLTAKLDILSLGDDIATGLGERSKFLRYILLSVSVILIGVCVATVGSIGFIGLIAPHIARRIVGSKFNVLLPASALFGAILLLVADSLGRGLFPPIEIPAGIITAVIGAPYFLYLLRAERKKA, from the coding sequence ATGAATAATAGACAACAGTTTAGGCAAAAACAATATTTTCATCCTAAGCTTATTCTCCCTGTGCTTTTAATCATCATCTTCATTTTATCAATAGTAAGTCTAGGTTTAGGAGCTATTTACATTACACCATCAGAAATCATTCACAATTTAATTGGGGAAGGAACACAAAGTCAAAGATTTATACTAAACAATTATCGTATTCCCCGTATTATAATCGCTATCATCGTAGGAGCTGGACTAGCAACAGCTGGAGCAATTTTGCAAGGAATTCTCCGTAATCCATTAGCCTCTCCAGATGTAATCGGCGTTACGAAAGGGGCTGGTTTAGCAGCCGTTATCATCATTGTTCTATTCCCAACGTCACCTATTATTTTTCTTCCCCTTTCAGCTTTTATTGGAGCAGCTATCATTGCTGCCATTCTAATGCTGTTTGTTTATAAAAAAGGTGCTCAGCCAAATACGTTGGCTTTAGTGGGAATAGCTTTAGGAGCAATATGTCAAGCAGGGATAGAATATTTAATGATTAAGTTTCCAGATGATGTAAGCATGACTCTTTTATGGTTGACTGGAAGTCTTTGGGCAAGAGGATGGGACCAAGTGTATCTTTTGCTGCCATGCCTCATTCTTATCCCAATACTATTTGGATTAACTGCTAAATTAGATATTTTGAGCCTTGGTGATGATATAGCTACAGGTCTTGGAGAACGCTCAAAATTTTTGCGATATATTTTACTAAGCGTTTCCGTTATTTTAATTGGCGTATGTGTTGCCACAGTAGGTTCTATCGGATTTATTGGTTTAATCGCTCCTCATATTGCCAGAAGAATTGTAGGATCTAAATTTAACGTTTTACTTCCTGCTTCTGCGCTCTTCGGTGCTATCCTTCTCTTAGTCGCTGATAGCCTAGGTAGAGGTCTATTTCCTCCAATAGAAATACCTGCTGGTATCATTACAGCAGTGATTGGTGCACCATATTTTTTATATTTATTACGTGCTGAACGAAAAAAAGCATAA
- a CDS encoding alpha/beta fold hydrolase — MKKMIIILSKLIAVFAVAIILFLAIVFLVNIVCSKIEQGKIETYGQSVAVDGKTMNVFIQGEGEETVVLLPGYGTAAPALDFKFLVDELSPFYKVVVIEPFGYGLSDLIEKERSTENIVSEIHEALQRLHIERYILMGHSISGLYGLDYVNKYPEEVSAFVGLDSSVPTISEKKIDSSIIRTIKLLKKSGLARLQVKLGDDPYAVLPYDDKTKEQLRILKHKNMYNPSQLNEAEMMYENFKAAENRSFPKNLPVIFFIQENHPVTDRWIPEHKKQIEDSINGKVMTFEGDHYLYRTKAKEIVEGFREFMKEVQ; from the coding sequence ATGAAAAAAATGATCATCATTTTAAGTAAATTAATAGCTGTTTTTGCTGTAGCCATCATACTTTTTTTAGCGATTGTTTTCCTAGTGAATATTGTCTGCTCTAAAATAGAGCAAGGAAAAATAGAAACTTATGGGCAGTCTGTAGCAGTGGACGGGAAAACGATGAATGTCTTCATTCAAGGAGAAGGCGAAGAAACCGTTGTGCTTTTACCTGGTTATGGAACAGCGGCACCAGCACTTGATTTTAAATTTCTAGTAGATGAATTATCTCCATTTTACAAAGTGGTTGTCATCGAGCCTTTTGGTTATGGGTTAAGTGATCTAATTGAAAAAGAACGTAGCACAGAGAATATTGTTAGTGAAATACATGAAGCTTTACAGCGTCTTCATATTGAACGTTATATTCTGATGGGACACTCCATTTCAGGCCTTTACGGATTGGATTATGTGAACAAATATCCAGAAGAGGTGAGTGCATTTGTCGGGCTTGATAGCAGTGTTCCAACGATAAGCGAGAAAAAGATTGATTCTTCTATAATAAGAACTATAAAACTACTTAAAAAATCGGGTTTAGCGAGATTGCAAGTAAAGCTAGGGGATGACCCATACGCCGTACTACCATATGATGATAAAACAAAAGAACAATTGAGAATTCTTAAACACAAAAACATGTATAACCCAAGCCAGTTAAATGAAGCTGAAATGATGTATGAAAATTTTAAAGCAGCTGAAAATAGATCCTTCCCAAAAAATCTCCCTGTGATTTTCTTTATACAAGAAAATCATCCAGTAACTGACAGATGGATACCAGAGCATAAAAAACAAATAGAAGATTCTATAAATGGGAAAGTGATGACATTTGAAGGGGATCATTATTTATATCGTACCAAAGCAAAAGAAATCGTTGAAGGCTTCAGAGAATTTATGAAGGAAGTACAGTGA